The following coding sequences lie in one Acidimicrobiales bacterium genomic window:
- the miaA gene encoding tRNA (adenosine(37)-N6)-dimethylallyltransferase MiaA, with protein MTAGARHLAIVGVTASGKSALALALARACPDVELVSVDSMQVYRGMDIGTAKPTPAERAEVPHHLLDLAEPSEDFTVTRFQAAFREALQGVEARGHRAVLVGGTGLYLRAVIDDLEIPGRYPVARAEIEDEPDTVALHRRLTDVDPVAAARMEPTNRRRVVRALEVCVGSGRPFSSFGPGLDAYPPTPFALLGLRWPPEQTAARIAARYQRQLADGFVDEVRTLAAAPGGLSRTARQALGYRELLAHLEGDLPLDDAVDQAVAATRRFARRQRSWFGRDPRIVWVDGTQDGERLLGTVLRDWYECA; from the coding sequence CTGACCGCCGGCGCCCGTCACCTCGCGATCGTCGGGGTCACCGCGTCGGGCAAGTCGGCCCTCGCTCTGGCGCTCGCCCGGGCCTGCCCGGACGTCGAGCTCGTGTCCGTCGACTCGATGCAGGTGTATCGGGGCATGGACATCGGCACGGCCAAGCCCACTCCGGCCGAGCGGGCCGAGGTGCCCCACCACCTGCTCGATCTCGCGGAACCGTCCGAGGACTTCACCGTCACCCGCTTCCAGGCGGCGTTCCGGGAAGCGCTCCAGGGCGTCGAGGCGCGTGGACACCGGGCCGTCCTGGTGGGCGGCACCGGCCTCTACCTGCGGGCCGTGATCGACGACCTCGAGATCCCGGGCCGGTATCCCGTGGCCAGAGCCGAGATCGAGGACGAGCCCGACACGGTCGCGCTCCACCGCCGGCTTACCGACGTGGACCCCGTGGCCGCGGCCCGCATGGAGCCCACCAACCGGCGCCGGGTGGTGCGGGCGCTCGAGGTCTGCGTGGGCAGCGGCCGACCCTTCTCGTCGTTCGGGCCGGGTCTCGACGCCTACCCGCCCACGCCCTTCGCACTCCTCGGACTGCGGTGGCCGCCAGAGCAGACCGCGGCCCGCATCGCCGCCCGTTACCAGCGGCAGCTGGCCGATGGCTTCGTTGACGAGGTGCGCACGCTGGCCGCCGCGCCCGGCGGCCTGTCCCGGACGGCCCGCCAGGCCCTGGGCTACCGCGAGCTCCTCGCCCACCTCGAGGGCGATCTGCCCCTCGACGACGCCGTCGACCAGGCGGTCGCGGCCACGCGCCGCTTCGCCCGGCGCCAGCGCTCGTGGTTCGGGCGCGATCCCCGGATCGTCTGGGTGGACGGCACCCAGGATGGGGAGAGGCTTCTCGGGACGGTGCTGCGAGACTGGTACGAATGCGCCTGA